Sequence from the Longimicrobium sp. genome:
GGCGGGTGCCGTCACCGTCCCGATCGCCGGAAGCTCCCATGGGCCACCGTACCGGGCGTCGATCGACTGGACGCGATGCGCCCACGGGGTGATATCGAAAGCTCCGGGCTCGCCCAGGTTGAGGAGAACCGGCCGGGCACGATGCAGCAGGGCGAAGAATCGAAGAGGGCCGTCGGCTGTGGCCAGGTCAAGGTCGGGCATGCGCCGGCCGAGCAGCGGGTGTCCCTCGCCAAGCTCGTAGCGGATGCCCAGCCCCGACATCTCCGCGGCGAGCCGGCGGCGCGGCTCGTCCAGGGCGAGGATTTCGGACATCGCTTCGCGCGCCGCCTTGCTGCGGTCGTCAGGACGGAGCAGGGCGATCTGCGCCATCGTGTTGCGCAGCACGCGGGCGGCGACCGGATGCCGCTCGGCGTGGTAGGTGTCCAGAAGGCTTTCCGGCGAGGTCCCGTTGATGACCTGCGCCAGCTTCCATCCCAGGTTTACCGCATCCTGCACACCGGTGTTCAGCCCCTGTCCTCCCACGGGGCTGTGCACGTGCGCGGCGTCGCCCGCCAGCAGGACGCGCCGGTCGCGGTAGGTGGCGGCCTGCCGCGCCATGTCGGTGAACCGGGAGATCCAGATGGGGCTGTGTATGCCGTAATCCGTTCCGTAGACGGCGATCAGCGCCTCGCGGATGTCGCGCAACGTGGGATCGCCGGTGGCGCCGGGGTGCCGTTCGGTCAGCATGACGCTCACCGTTCCGCCCTCCTGGTAAACCACCCGGCCGTCCCGGATCTCATACTCCACCTTTCCCAGCGCGTGAACGCCGAGCGCGTCGTGGCGGATGCCGAGTTCGGGCTCCTCGGCCATCTGGACCTGGGCGATCAGGGCACTGGTCGTGGCGTCCCATCCGGGGAAGTCGATGCCCGCCGCCTTGCGGACCACGCTGCGTCCTCCGTCGCACCCGACGAGGTATTCCGCTCGCATCGACCGGCCGTCGGCCAGCTCCACGTTCGCCCCGCTGTCGTCCTGCGTGAAGCCGACCACCTCACATCCGCGGTGGATCGGCACCTTCAACTCGTCTACCCAGCCGGCCAGGATGCGCTCGATGTGGTTCTGCCACAGCCCGAGCCCGTAGTTGTGGCGAGTGGGAAAGTCGCTGATGTCCAGCCGGATCTGGGCGAACCCCGCGACCTGGGCCTTCTGCCCCTGCGCGAGGAAGCGTTCGGCGATTCCACGCTGATCGAGGACTTCGAGGGTGCGTGCGTGCAGGCCGCCCGCGCGCGAGCCGGCGAGCTCCTGGCTGGCGCGCCGCTCGACGATGCCGACGTCGACGCCCGCCAACGCCAGCTCCCCCGCCAGCATCAGCCCCGTCGGACCGCCTCCGGCGACCACCACGGCGTGGTGTGTCATCTTCGAGCCTCCCATTCCACGAGTTGTCAGCCTTGGCCGAGGACTTTTCGGCCCGGCAATCCTGGAGACTTCCCCGGGGCTGGCCGCAAGTCCCCGGGTGTGCTATATGTTGATCATGGCGAGGGGAGGATTCCCGTTTACCGCCGTCGAGACGTACGAAACCAGAGCGGGCGCAGGGGAGACCATCCCCCGCGCCCTTTGCGCATTCGCCAGTGGGAACGCTGCCGCGCGCCTACCGCGCCGCGTTCTGCCGGACGTAGCGGAAGCGCATTGTACGGCCGGGCTCGGTGAGGATTTTGAACTCCACACGCATTTCCTCGCCCTTGAGCACCCCCCTTTGTCTCGCCCGGTCCTCGAGACCCCGCTCCGCGAGCACAATCGTGTCCCCACGCGGACCGTGAAGCCCAAACGTGCCGCTGTAGCGATCCACACGCGTGCTATCGGGGCGGGGCTGTCCGTCGCACCGCACCCGGGCCTCGAACTCGCCCGAGTATTCGCCGTCGGCCCGTAGAACGAGCACGTCGCGGATCAGCGTCATGTCGCACGTATCACGAGGTTCGGACAGGCGCATCGTGTGCGGAAGCCGCTGCCCGTCACGTTCCAACAGCACGTATTCGCCCGCGACGTTCGACGGCGTTCGCACCCGCGGCCCGCCGTCCCGGCACGCTGACACGGCACACAGGCTCACGGCCGCGGCGATGCGGACCTTCAGGCTGTTTCGGATCCACATCCGGATCACCCGAGCGCGGCCGGCGGGCGGTAGATCCAGCCTTCCGTCTCGATGGTCTGGCGCGGCACGCGGTCCAGGCGGAACGGCTGGTCCAGGTCGTCGCGGCAGAGCCACGCCACCACGCACGCCAGGCAGGCGTCGCGCGCGTCCTCCAGCGTGCAGGCGATGGCTTCCAGCGACGGGTGATCGAACGAAAAGAAGGGACGGAACGCCGCCGGCCGGGCCCGCACCTCGCCCGGGCGGAACGGCACCTTCGATCCCTTGATCCCCAGGTCCTTCACGGCGCCGGCGGGATACACCTCGATCACCACCGTTCCCGCGTCCGCCCGCGGCGCCACCGGCGGGATGGAAACCTCGGCCGTGTCGAGCAGCTCCCACAGCACGCGGATGCCCTCCAG
This genomic interval carries:
- a CDS encoding FAD-dependent monooxygenase, with product MTHHAVVVAGGGPTGLMLAGELALAGVDVGIVERRASQELAGSRAGGLHARTLEVLDQRGIAERFLAQGQKAQVAGFAQIRLDISDFPTRHNYGLGLWQNHIERILAGWVDELKVPIHRGCEVVGFTQDDSGANVELADGRSMRAEYLVGCDGGRSVVRKAAGIDFPGWDATTSALIAQVQMAEEPELGIRHDALGVHALGKVEYEIRDGRVVYQEGGTVSVMLTERHPGATGDPTLRDIREALIAVYGTDYGIHSPIWISRFTDMARQAATYRDRRVLLAGDAAHVHSPVGGQGLNTGVQDAVNLGWKLAQVINGTSPESLLDTYHAERHPVAARVLRNTMAQIALLRPDDRSKAAREAMSEILALDEPRRRLAAEMSGLGIRYELGEGHPLLGRRMPDLDLATADGPLRFFALLHRARPVLLNLGEPGAFDITPWAHRVQSIDARYGGPWELPAIGTVTAPAAVLIRPDGYVAWTGDRREAGLTQALTTWFGSPAA